A stretch of DNA from Spirosoma endbachense:
CAGGTGGCTCAATCTTTATTCAACAACAACTCCAGCGATTCGATAACTTCCTGAACAGCAGTACGCTTTATAACGGAATTCCCTTCGCCATCGGCCTGACTCAGCCGCTGTTTCGTTTCAACCAGATGAAATGGGACCGCCGGACCGAACCACTACGCTATGCAGAAAGTAACCAGCAATACATCGAGGCTCTCGAACAGGTTGCCCTCGATGCTACAGGTCTGTATTTTGACCTACTGGTGTCGCAGGTGAACCTTCAGATTGCCGAAACAAATCGCGCCAATAATGATACGCTCTTCAAAATAGCCGAACATAAGCTGGAGCTGGGGAAAATCTCACAAAACGATCTGCTCCAGTTGCAACTAAGCGTTCTGAATGCAAAAAAAGATCTGGCATCGGCGCGCCAAACAGCCGAAGTTGCATCATTGAAACTGCGATCATACCTGAACTCTAAAAATGAAGGCAGCGGGCAACCGCAACGATTTGAATTAGTCGTGCCGACACAGCTGACCGATTTTTCGGTAGACATCAACCAGGCTCTGGCTGAAGCATTTGCCAATCGCTCTGCTTCTATCGCCTTTCGTCGTCAGGTTCTCGAAGCCGATCGCGATCTGGATAAAGCACGTAAAGAAAACGGCCTAAATGCTACCTTAAATGCAGCTTTTGGCTTGTCGAACCGAGGCAATCGGCCGGGTGATGTATACGTACGCCCACAGGATCGGGAGTTTGTCGAAATACAGTTTACGCTTCCCATTATGACGTGGGGGCGAGCCCAGGCCCGAACCGAAACGGCCCGCGCCAACCAGCAACTCACGGTTCAAACGGTCGAACAATCGAAACGAACATTCGAGCAGCAGATTTATACGCAGGTAACCTTACTGGAAATGCTTCGACAGCAGGTTAAACTAACCGCCGAGGCTGATCAAATTGCTCAAAGCCGTTATCAGATCGCCCAGGATCGCTTTAAACTCAGCAACCTGAGTGTAACCGATCTCGGAATTGCCACGCAGGATAAAGATCGTGCCCGTCGCGACGCGATTCTGGCCTTACGCGATTACTGGCAGGCATTTTATGCGCTTCGCTTATTGACGTTATATGATTTTGAAACAAATCAGAAAATCAAATGATGGATGCATGCCTTTCGACCAGAACCATGTTACAATTGACTATACCCAAGCCGTGGCACGGTTTTGTGCGAAAGGCAGGAGCTATTGTAGAGTCAATACCTGAATGAGACCATCCGCCATCCATTCGACATTCGACATTCACCATTATCCATTTCCCAACGCCATGATTACGCTCAAAAACATCGAAAAAGTCTACCGGACCAGCAGCATCGAGACGCTGGCGCTGACGAACATCAACCTCGACATTCGGGCTGGTGAGTTTATTTCTATCATGGGGCCAAGCGGCTGCGGCAAATCGACCCTAATGAACCTGATGGGCCTGTTAGACGCACCCAGCCAGGGCAGCGTTGAAATTGGTGGTCAGGCTGTAACGCATTATCGCGACAAAGAACTGGCTCAGCTCAGGAACCAGAAAATTGGCTTTATTTTCCAGAGCTTTCACCTGATCAACGACTTATCGGTACTCGATAATGTCGAGATTCCATTGCTCTACCGGAAAGGCGATGCTACGGGCGCGTCACGTCGGGAACTGGCGCGTCAGGCGCTTGAGCGTGTGGGGTTGAGCAACCGGATAAAGCACTTTCCGAACCAGTTATCGGGTGGGCAGAAACAGCGGGTTGCCATTGCCCGTGCGATTGTTGGTCGTCCTGATATTATTCTGGCCGATGAACCGACCGGAAACCTCGACAGCGGGATGGGAAATGAAATTATGGCCATTCTCCAGCAACTCAATACCGACGGTAGCACGATTGTTATGGTAACGCACGATGAATCGATGGCCAAAAAAACGCATCGGCTTGTACGGCTGTTCGACGGATCGATGGTGGGAGACTCCAGCATTGGACAAGGAGCTCTGAGCATGGAGACCGGTATTGGGCGTGTCTTCCCATCGGAAGAACAATCAACTTTATAGGCTTACGAATCACAACGGGTATCCGCGTTCCATACCCCTCCCACTCTTTGCGCCATGTTAATCAACTACATAAAAATCGCCTGGAAGGTCCTGCTACGGCATCCGTTCTATACCTTCATTACACTCTTTGGCATTAGCCTTACCTTAACAGTGCTGATGGTGCTAACCTCCTTTCTCGACCATCTGATTGGAAGTCACTATCCAGAAACCAAACGGGATCGGTCGCTTTATATCATGCAGATGCTCCAGACCGATTCGAGCAGAAGTTCGAGAAGTATGGGTCCTATGAGCTTCAAATTTCTGACAGACTATGCTAAATCGCTGAAAACGCCGGAAAGGGTAACACTCTGCACCTTCATCAACAGTTCGAACGCCTATGTAGGCTCCCAGAAAATAAAGCTTAATACCAAATTTACGGATGCTGATTTCTGGCAGGTAACTGACTTTGAATTTCTGGAGGGGAAACCCTATAATGAACAAAATATAGCGAATGGTGACTATGTAGCGGTGATTACCGACGATTTTAAAAATCACTATTTTGGTAATACGACAGAATCGGTCATTGGTAAGGATGTTGAAATTGAGAACATTCACTATAAGGTAATCGGTGTGGTAAAAGGTAGCCCCGTTACCCGGCCGTTTACGTATGCAGATGTTTATTTTCCATATACGACTCCCAAAAGTAATTATCAGCGGTCTGGATTTCGGGGCGGTTATGTAGCGATATTATTAGCCAAAAATAAATCTGACCTGAAAGCGATTCAGGATGAATTTCAAAGTCATATAAACCGGATTCCATTACCTGGCAATCAGGATGGGTTTAAGTACTCGGTACTGGAGGTAAAAAGTGATCCTTATCTGGAAAACTTCATTGGCACCCTTTTAGATGGTGGCCCCGGCCTGAGGACCATATTTTTTGGCGTCATTGGCTTTATTATGTTCATGCTTATGGGTTTACCGGCCATCAATCTGGTAAACATAAACGTTAGTCGAATTATGGAACGGGCGTCAGAAATAGGCATACGAAAAGCATTTGGTGCACCCGTAAAAGCGCTTGTGTGGCAATTTATTGTCGAAAACATTTTCATCACATTCATCGGTGGGGCCATTGCACTCGTGCTCACGTTTATGATCATCCAGCTCATCAATAACAGCGGATGGATCGCATATGCCGATCTAACGATCAACATGAACGTATTCATTATCAGCCTATTGGTGTGTCTCGTATTCGGACTCTTATCGGGTGTGCTACCGGCCTTGCGTATGTCGAAACTTAATATTGCCGAAGCCCTTAAAGCTTAAAGAATGAATGCGTGAATGGCGAAAGAGTGAATTGCTGACGCAAGATATTCACCTACTAATCACGCATTCACACTTTCGCTCTTTCAGTCATTCGCTGTTTCACACTTTCGCTCATTCATCTACTCTTTATACCATGATCCGTCATCTTTTCAAATTAATCTGGAACAAGAAGAAAACCCACGCTCTGCTGATGATAGAGATCTGGGCTTCGTTTATGGTCCTCTTTGGGCTGGCCTCACTGATTGTCTATAATGTCGGCAATTACACGAAACCTTTAGGTTTTGAGTACAAAAATGTTTGGGCAATCAGTCTGAAAAGTAATCAGGACACTACCAATGTCGAGCAGAAAATTCAACGAGCCCTGCAACAGTTAAAGACATACGCCGATGTAGAATCCGCTACGAGAATGAGTAGTAATTTCCCATTTTCAGCAAACTCAATGAACAATGGGGTAGAGTACAACAAAAAAAAGATAATGGCTGATTTTTACGTAACTGACGATAATTTCGCCAAAACACTCGATATTCCCATGGCTGCCGGGAAGTGGTACCGAAATGCTGACAGCATCGGTAAATACACGCCCGTTATCATCAATCAAAAGGCGAAAGAAGGCCTGTTTGGTGATGAAAACCCAATGGGCAAGATCATTGGCGAACGTTTTAAGGTAGTAGGCACGGTTAATACCTTTAAGGCGAAAGGCGAATTTATGGCTGATAAACCCGCCGTATTTGAATTATTAAATGCCAAAAGTCCCTGGAACGATTTGCTGCTTATTCGGGTAAAACCCGGTACGGACGCCGTGTTTGAAGCTAAAATTGTGAAGAATATTACATCGATGCTGACAGGATGGAGTGTAGAAGTTGATCATCTGGCCGATTCCCGAAAAAACCAGCATAATCTTACACTCGTGCCTGTCATAATTTTTCTGATCGTGTGTAGCTTTCTGCTGATCAATGTTGCCCTGGGCCTATTTGGTATTCTCAATCTGAGCATTGCTAAACGGCGGAGCGAAATAGGATTACGTCGGGCATTGGGGGCTACAGAAAAAGGGATTTCGACACAGTTCATTGGTGAAATTTGGGTGCTGGCCACCTTTGGAATGCTGATTGGTTTGTTATTTGCCGCTCAATTCCCACTCCTGAACGTATTTGATTTACACGCAAATGTCTATATAACAGCCATTGTCGTTTCAATCATAGTCATCTACCTGATCGTTACGCTCTGTGCCTTATTCCCAAGCCGACAGGCCGCAACCATTCAACCAGCCGTAGCGCTTCATGAAGAATGAACAGGGAGTGAATGCTGTAAACCCTGAAAACCCAAAACCTACCATTTTACAGTATCCCTTGTCCATTCGCCATTAGACCAGCATGCTCCTCATCATCGACGACGATATTGCCATCCAGACGTCTCTTTCCCTCCTGTTCAGGAAAGAAGGGTTCACGGTACGTACGGCCGACGGGCCTTTTGATACCTTCGAGATTTTGCAGGAGGAAACGCCGGAAGTCATTCTGTTGGATATGAATTTCTCCGTCGATACCTCCGGTGATGATGGCTTACGCTTGCTCCGCCGGATTCGGGAGCGCCTGCCGGATGTACCAGTCATTCTGATTACCGGATGGGGCAGCATCGACCTCGCCGTAGAGGGCATGAAAGCCGGAGCCAAAGACTTCATTACCAAGCCCTGGCAGAATGATTACCTGGTTCAGTCGGTCAGAACGGCCCTAAACCTGGCCCAGTCAGATCCGGTCTCACCCGATCGTCGGGAGCTTGATCAGCAATTTTCATTTGATAACATCGTTGGCGAAGATCCAACCCTGTTAACTATTCTGAAAACCGTTGGACGCGTGGCACCTACCGATGCTCCTGTACTCATTACGGGCGAGAGTGGTACGGGCAAAGAACTCATTGCAGAAGCCATTCACCAGAACAGCCGACGAAAACGACAGCCGTTTGTCAAAGTTAATCTGGGCGGTATTTCATCGACACTGTTTGAAAGCGAACTATTCGGGCATATTCGTGGTGCTTTTACCGATGCCCGAACCGACCGCGTAGGGCGATTTGAACTGGCCAACAAAGGCAGTATTTTTCTGGACGAAATCGGTGACCTTGACCCAGCCAGTCAGGTAAAATTACTACGTGTATTGCAGGATCGGACGTTCGAGCCGCTGGGTAGCAGCAAAAGTCGAACGGTTGATGTGCGGGTGATCTGCGCGACGAACCGAAACCTGGAGGATATGGTCGCCAAAGGGTTATTTCGGGAAGATTTGCTGTACCGGATCAACCTCATCATGGTTCGGCTACCTTCCCTACGCGAACGGCCGAACGACATTGCAAGGCTGGCGACTTTTTTTGTCAACAACCTGAAAACGCTCTACGGACGACCTGATCTGCACATCGGCAAAGAAGCGATGAACTGGCTCAAAACGCTGTCATTACCGGGCAACATTCGCCAGTTGAAAAATGTCGTAGAGCGAACGGTGCTGCTGGCCCACAACGACAAATTAATGATCGCTGACTTCGAACAAAACCTCACTGTGAGTCCCAAACTCCAGGCTTCCCGTTCACTGCCCGAAGTAGGAACCATGACGCTCGAAGAAATGGAATACCAAATGATTCAACAGGCGATGGCTTTTCATAACAATCGGGTTGCCAAAGTTGCCAGAGCGCTGGGCATTACTCGTTTTGCACTCTACCGCCGATTAGAGAAATTTGGCATTCCCTACACAACTGAGGAATGAATTTACGCCTGCGTACGCGTTACCTGCTTTACATTATCACGGTTCATCTCGCGCTGGTCGCTTTAATCGGCTGGGTATTGAGAGAACAAAAAGCATTGTTTATTGCCTCAGAGGTTCTGATTCTGATTTCAGTATACGTTGCCATTCGTATTTATCGGGCGTTTCAGCAGCCGTCGGAATTCATTGCGTCAGGAATCGAAGCGATTCGGGATAAAGACTTTACCGTCAAATTCGTGCCGACTGGTAATTACGAAGTCGATGAGTTGATCACGGTCTATAATCTGATGATTGACCAGCTTCGGCAGGAGCGCACCCGGCAGGTTGAGCAGCAGTTCTTCCTAAATAAACTGATCGAAGCCGCTCCAATTGCCATACTGATCTTTGATTTCGACGATCGAATTGCATCCGTTAATCCAAGGGCCTGCCAACTTCTGGGAATGCAACCCGAAGCAATGCTCATGAAACGGTTGGCTGAGCTGGGTTACTCCTTGCTTGCTCAAATGGCCGATCTGGCCGACGGCGAGTCGCGGGTGATGAAGCCCAACGGGATTGAAACCTACAAAGTACTTCGGTCAAACTTCATCGATCGGGGATTCCGCCGATCGTTTCTGATCATTGAAGAGTTAACGCCTGAGATTCTGGCTTCTGAAAAGAAAGCATACAGCAAAGTAATTCGGATGATGGCACACGAGGTCAATAACTCCATTGGGGCCGTAAACTCCATTCTGAGCGTGACAGAATCCGAACTACCCGACTCTGAGTTAAAACGCGCCGTTCGGGTAGCGATCGACCGCAACGATCGGCTCAATCGCTTCATGCGTCGCTTTGCCGACGTTGTGCGGCTACCTCAGCCTAACCTGGCTCCCAGCGATATGGCTGAGTTAACGCGTAACGTTGTGCGGCTTATGCAACCACAGGCTGAAGCCAGTAATGTGGCGCTAACCATCACGGCTCCCGATACTCCGGTTATGCACCCCGTCGATTTAGGGCAACTGGAACAGGTACTGGTCAACATTGTCAAGAATGCGATTGAGGCTTGTGAGCCAGGCAATCGTGTAGAAGTCCTGATTACACCCAGTCACCTGATCATTCGAGATAATGGTGCTCCTATTCCAGAGGATGTAGTAGCTAATTTATTCAACCCTTTTTATAGTACCCGCCCCAACGGACAGGGCATCGGCCTGACCCTAACACGGGAGATTTTACTTAATCATGGCTTTTCGTTTTCACTACAAACCGAGCCAGATGGATGGACCGTTTTCGCCATTTCCTGGGCTAGAGCAATTGGTTGATTGAAGTTCATGAATCGCCACGTTTAGCTATTACCTGCGCTAATTCTTCTTGGATTCTTCCGGCTTTTCGGAAGCCGAGTTAGCTTTGGCAAATGCGGCAACGGCCTGCTCATCAATGCCACCAACAACATCTAGTTTTGGCATCGCTTGCTTCAGGGTAGCCAGTCCCTGAGCAGTCACTTTTGTTTGCCAGAGGTAAACCGTTTTGAGGTTTTTCAAGGTTGTCAGCTCCGCCAGGCCCGCGTCGGTCACAGCCGTACCATATAGGTTCAGGTATTCGAGGTTAGCCAGCCCTTTTAGTTGTTTCAAGCCAGCGTCAGTTATTTTCGTCTGCTCCAGATGTAGTTTTTGCAGGTTTTTCAATTTAGATAGCTGCGCTAATGTCGCATCAGATATGTCGGTCTCACCCAGCTTCAGCCAAACAATCTGGTTGCTGAGTTTGGGTAACAAGGCCGCCTGTGCATCATTGTAGGTTCGTGCATTAACCGCGCTAACTTCCAGCTGATTCTGTTCTTTTGAGAGCGGCAAGACCAGTAAACCGGTTTTCTTAAGTTCCTCAATTACTCTAGGGTCAGCCGCCGGAACTTTCATTGTCAGCACGGGCGATTCGGGCGCAGGACCCGCAGCAATTCCACTGCCAGAGGAGGCATTGGTCGAACCGCTACCACCCAGCGATGCCAACACGGGTTTGATGGCGTCGTTCACGGCTAATTCCGATACTTTTTTGTCAAAAGAAGCCCCCTGATCGATCCACCAGGTCAACAAGGCGATCTGCCCTTCACTAAGCTGCGATTTACCCTTTGGCGGCATGTGGTGATCATCTTCCTCGGGCAGTAAGCAAACCTTCACCATTTCACTGGTGCTACTTTTACCCGCTACGAAAACAGGACCATCTTCGTAGCCTTTCTTTATCATTTCGGGCGAATCCAGCCGAAGGCCAGCCTTCGACTTATCGGCATTATGGCATTGAACGCAACGCGTCTGGAGAATAGGATTGATAATCTGTTTATACACCATTGCCTGATTGACGTCGGTGATCGGCTCCGCCTTAAATTCTTTCTGCTTAGGCGGTAAGCCAGCCAGTGTTCTCAGTGGTCCGGGTGCATACTGAGTCAGGAAATCCGAACCGTGGGTCAGGTTTCCGCCCTGATGCCCAGCTGCCAGCAACAACAGCAGCGATACGCCCAGAGCAGGCAGATACATCAATTGGGCAAACGGGATCACCCGGCCCAGATTCTCCGATTTTACAGCCCAGGCAATCCAGGCAAACGCTGCTACGCCAATCCCCTCCCATTTATGGTTATTGAGCGTTTCGGTGTCATAGCCTCCGCCCAGAGAAAGCATATAACCAAACACGCACGCCATCGTTGCACTTACCGCCGACCAGAATAAAATCAGGGTAATTGTATGGGGACTAACCGAATTACGGCGAGTCAGACGGTCAATTTCGAGCAAGCCCGCAATGAGCAAAAACCCAATCGGCAGGTGGACAATCAGCGGATGGAAATGGCCAAAAAACAATACCCAGTCCGAGGGCTGAGCAGCATTCGCCTGCAAAAAAATCAGTTTATTCATAGTTAGCACTCGATTCAGGAAACCCGTTCTAATTTTATAGGATAGGTTTTCTTGGAACTCCATTGCGCCACATAGATGCTATCATCTTCATCTACCAGCACATCATGTGGATGCAGAAACGCCGAAACGCCACGTTCTTTGCGTTGTTCACCAAGTTTGCCATCCTGATAGACTGGCTCCGATCCGCCGGGGGTCGAAATTACCCGGTCGTTTTTATCCAGAATGGTAATATAACCCGAATCAGGATAATTATCAGATGTGCTCCTAAAAACAGCACCATAGATATTTTCGCCATGAATAACCGGTCGGCAAATGTATGATCCAGGCAGCGATATGGTCGAAACGTATTTGCCATCGAGTGTAAAACGCTTGAGCGCATTCCGTCGGCGATCAGTAATGAGCAGCGTTGGGCTACTGGTTCGGCGGTCAACGACAATACCGTGGCAGCAATCAAACGTATCGTTCGCTTCGCCCTTACCACCCCAATACCGGATAAGTTTACCGGCTTTGTCATACTGCATTACGTAGTTCAGGCCATACCCATCGACTACATAAATATCGCCATTGGCTGGGTTTATAGCGGTTTCGGTCGGCTTAAACTGCGTCGGGTAGGCATAAACGCCCGTTTCTTTCGGATAGTCTAGCTTCATCAGTTCACTCCCTTTCAGATCCGTCTTAATGACCTGATGCCGGTCGGTATCGCTGATCAGCAGGTATTGGTCATTGCCTTCTCCACCCAGCGTTAAGCCATGACCACCGGGGTAGTCGTGGCCCCAGGTTTCGAGCAACTTACCTGACTTATCATAAACGAGAATATTATTTTTGGTCTCGTTGGTTAGGAGAATGATTCGCCCCTTAGCGTCCTGTACCATCTCGTGGCAATCATTAACGGGATTTTTTCCCGCATCCAATACGCCCCAGCCTGGCACTACCCGATAACGGAATCCATTATGCCCTAAAACAGTTGTTTCGGCGCTATAACGATTGGTTTTTGCCGAAAGAATCGTTGGTACGGAGGTACTTGCCGCTGCTACGAGCGATGCCTGCCGAATAAATGAGCGACGCGAAAACGAAGAAGCCATGGTGTCTGTACTATTTACAGAAAAAGGAAGTTGGCCCTAAACTTTACTGTTACCAGCATGCTTACTGGCCTGCCTTGTCCATTCTCAGGCGAATCAGCAGGTAGCCCGATTCCGGGAAACGCCTAAACGGCAGAGGCCTGATTCTTCAAAGCAAGAATCAGGCCTCTGCCGTTTAGGTTAATTCGTTCAGTTTTTTTCCTGATCGTCCTTACTTCCATGATTTCCACCCTTGCCTCTTCCCATGCGGCCACGCATCGATTCAAACTTAGTGAATTGATCGGGTGTCAAAATACTTTGCAGTTTACTTTTAAAATCGTCGGCATTAGCCTTCAAAGCCTCTGCTTTTGTTTTGTTGTCATCAGAACTTTTCTGAATCGCATCCACTTTCTCAGCGCGGGCTAAGGTTACA
This window harbors:
- a CDS encoding TolC family protein, which translates into the protein MRSLTKWGLGLLWPLVSHLAVAQTQKLTLDEVVQLAREQSIAGKQAATLQKTNYWKYRSFLADFKPQLSLDGSLPSFTRSFVQVTQPDGTIAFQPVSNNNSVLNLSLSQNIPLTGGSIFIQQQLQRFDNFLNSSTLYNGIPFAIGLTQPLFRFNQMKWDRRTEPLRYAESNQQYIEALEQVALDATGLYFDLLVSQVNLQIAETNRANNDTLFKIAEHKLELGKISQNDLLQLQLSVLNAKKDLASARQTAEVASLKLRSYLNSKNEGSGQPQRFELVVPTQLTDFSVDINQALAEAFANRSASIAFRRQVLEADRDLDKARKENGLNATLNAAFGLSNRGNRPGDVYVRPQDREFVEIQFTLPIMTWGRAQARTETARANQQLTVQTVEQSKRTFEQQIYTQVTLLEMLRQQVKLTAEADQIAQSRYQIAQDRFKLSNLSVTDLGIATQDKDRARRDAILALRDYWQAFYALRLLTLYDFETNQKIK
- a CDS encoding ABC transporter ATP-binding protein, whose product is MITLKNIEKVYRTSSIETLALTNINLDIRAGEFISIMGPSGCGKSTLMNLMGLLDAPSQGSVEIGGQAVTHYRDKELAQLRNQKIGFIFQSFHLINDLSVLDNVEIPLLYRKGDATGASRRELARQALERVGLSNRIKHFPNQLSGGQKQRVAIARAIVGRPDIILADEPTGNLDSGMGNEIMAILQQLNTDGSTIVMVTHDESMAKKTHRLVRLFDGSMVGDSSIGQGALSMETGIGRVFPSEEQSTL
- a CDS encoding ABC transporter permease, translated to MLINYIKIAWKVLLRHPFYTFITLFGISLTLTVLMVLTSFLDHLIGSHYPETKRDRSLYIMQMLQTDSSRSSRSMGPMSFKFLTDYAKSLKTPERVTLCTFINSSNAYVGSQKIKLNTKFTDADFWQVTDFEFLEGKPYNEQNIANGDYVAVITDDFKNHYFGNTTESVIGKDVEIENIHYKVIGVVKGSPVTRPFTYADVYFPYTTPKSNYQRSGFRGGYVAILLAKNKSDLKAIQDEFQSHINRIPLPGNQDGFKYSVLEVKSDPYLENFIGTLLDGGPGLRTIFFGVIGFIMFMLMGLPAINLVNINVSRIMERASEIGIRKAFGAPVKALVWQFIVENIFITFIGGAIALVLTFMIIQLINNSGWIAYADLTINMNVFIISLLVCLVFGLLSGVLPALRMSKLNIAEALKA
- a CDS encoding ABC transporter permease; its protein translation is MIRHLFKLIWNKKKTHALLMIEIWASFMVLFGLASLIVYNVGNYTKPLGFEYKNVWAISLKSNQDTTNVEQKIQRALQQLKTYADVESATRMSSNFPFSANSMNNGVEYNKKKIMADFYVTDDNFAKTLDIPMAAGKWYRNADSIGKYTPVIINQKAKEGLFGDENPMGKIIGERFKVVGTVNTFKAKGEFMADKPAVFELLNAKSPWNDLLLIRVKPGTDAVFEAKIVKNITSMLTGWSVEVDHLADSRKNQHNLTLVPVIIFLIVCSFLLINVALGLFGILNLSIAKRRSEIGLRRALGATEKGISTQFIGEIWVLATFGMLIGLLFAAQFPLLNVFDLHANVYITAIVVSIIVIYLIVTLCALFPSRQAATIQPAVALHEE
- a CDS encoding sigma-54-dependent transcriptional regulator; amino-acid sequence: MLLIIDDDIAIQTSLSLLFRKEGFTVRTADGPFDTFEILQEETPEVILLDMNFSVDTSGDDGLRLLRRIRERLPDVPVILITGWGSIDLAVEGMKAGAKDFITKPWQNDYLVQSVRTALNLAQSDPVSPDRRELDQQFSFDNIVGEDPTLLTILKTVGRVAPTDAPVLITGESGTGKELIAEAIHQNSRRKRQPFVKVNLGGISSTLFESELFGHIRGAFTDARTDRVGRFELANKGSIFLDEIGDLDPASQVKLLRVLQDRTFEPLGSSKSRTVDVRVICATNRNLEDMVAKGLFREDLLYRINLIMVRLPSLRERPNDIARLATFFVNNLKTLYGRPDLHIGKEAMNWLKTLSLPGNIRQLKNVVERTVLLAHNDKLMIADFEQNLTVSPKLQASRSLPEVGTMTLEEMEYQMIQQAMAFHNNRVAKVARALGITRFALYRRLEKFGIPYTTEE
- a CDS encoding sensor histidine kinase, with amino-acid sequence MNLRLRTRYLLYIITVHLALVALIGWVLREQKALFIASEVLILISVYVAIRIYRAFQQPSEFIASGIEAIRDKDFTVKFVPTGNYEVDELITVYNLMIDQLRQERTRQVEQQFFLNKLIEAAPIAILIFDFDDRIASVNPRACQLLGMQPEAMLMKRLAELGYSLLAQMADLADGESRVMKPNGIETYKVLRSNFIDRGFRRSFLIIEELTPEILASEKKAYSKVIRMMAHEVNNSIGAVNSILSVTESELPDSELKRAVRVAIDRNDRLNRFMRRFADVVRLPQPNLAPSDMAELTRNVVRLMQPQAEASNVALTITAPDTPVMHPVDLGQLEQVLVNIVKNAIEACEPGNRVEVLITPSHLIIRDNGAPIPEDVVANLFNPFYSTRPNGQGIGLTLTREILLNHGFSFSLQTEPDGWTVFAISWARAIG
- a CDS encoding c-type cytochrome domain-containing protein is translated as MNKLIFLQANAAQPSDWVLFFGHFHPLIVHLPIGFLLIAGLLEIDRLTRRNSVSPHTITLILFWSAVSATMACVFGYMLSLGGGYDTETLNNHKWEGIGVAAFAWIAWAVKSENLGRVIPFAQLMYLPALGVSLLLLLAAGHQGGNLTHGSDFLTQYAPGPLRTLAGLPPKQKEFKAEPITDVNQAMVYKQIINPILQTRCVQCHNADKSKAGLRLDSPEMIKKGYEDGPVFVAGKSSTSEMVKVCLLPEEDDHHMPPKGKSQLSEGQIALLTWWIDQGASFDKKVSELAVNDAIKPVLASLGGSGSTNASSGSGIAAGPAPESPVLTMKVPAADPRVIEELKKTGLLVLPLSKEQNQLEVSAVNARTYNDAQAALLPKLSNQIVWLKLGETDISDATLAQLSKLKNLQKLHLEQTKITDAGLKQLKGLANLEYLNLYGTAVTDAGLAELTTLKNLKTVYLWQTKVTAQGLATLKQAMPKLDVVGGIDEQAVAAFAKANSASEKPEESKKN
- a CDS encoding NHL repeat-containing protein, yielding MASSFSRRSFIRQASLVAAASTSVPTILSAKTNRYSAETTVLGHNGFRYRVVPGWGVLDAGKNPVNDCHEMVQDAKGRIILLTNETKNNILVYDKSGKLLETWGHDYPGGHGLTLGGEGNDQYLLISDTDRHQVIKTDLKGSELMKLDYPKETGVYAYPTQFKPTETAINPANGDIYVVDGYGLNYVMQYDKAGKLIRYWGGKGEANDTFDCCHGIVVDRRTSSPTLLITDRRRNALKRFTLDGKYVSTISLPGSYICRPVIHGENIYGAVFRSTSDNYPDSGYITILDKNDRVISTPGGSEPVYQDGKLGEQRKERGVSAFLHPHDVLVDEDDSIYVAQWSSKKTYPIKLERVS